The Pseudomonas sp. LFM046 region CTTGATGCTGGGGAGGTCCTCGGTGCGGTACATGTCCTGGGTGGCGAAGAGTTCATAGGTAGTCAGATAGCCCTGCGGATCATTGCTGGCAAGGGTCTGACGGATGGCCTCGATCTGCGCCGGATTGGCGGCCTGGTACTCGCGGCTGAACCAGCGCGACAGGGCCGCTTCCGCGTTCGCATCCGGGCCGTGCTCGGCGGCCTGGCGGGTGCGTTCGATCACCCCGGCGCGCTGTTCGGCGCTGCGGTTGAAGACGCTGTTGAGGATCACCAGGCCTTCCAGGTACTGCGGGTGGTGCAGGGCGAAGGCCCGTGCCACCAGGCCACCCATGGAGAAGCCGATGACCGTGGCTCGCTCCAGCTTCAGATGGTCCAGCAGTTCGCGCAGCTGTTCGGCGTAGCCCACCAGCCCGGTGCCCGGTTCGGGGCGCGGGCTGGCGCCATGGCCGAGCATGTCGTAGGCGATGACCTGGAACTGCGGGGCCAGGCCGACGATCTGGCCGCCCCACATTTCCTTGTTCAGACCGACGCCGTGGATCAGCACCACGGGGTGGCCTTGGCCGGTCGCCAGATAACTGGTGCCGGCCGGTGTGCGTTCAGCGGTGAGCCGAATCATGGATCGCTCCTGCACGGGCCTTGGGATTACTTGGCCTGGGCCTGCTCGGCGGCCAGTTCTTCCAGATCGATGTAGCGGTTGCCGATGCGCGGGTGCAGGCGGCCACCATCGGCAGCGCCCAGCACGACGATGATTTCGTCGGCGCGCGGTGCGTCTTCGATCTGCATTTCCAGGGTGATGTAGTGAGAGCGCAGGCCCTCGTCATCCTTGTGCATCATCGGGATCTGGATCGAGGTGCCCGGGCCGCCACGCTTGTTGGTGAAGCTCAGGTAGCTCTTGGCGTTCACCGCCTGGCGGTAGTGGTTGCCGAAACGCAGGGTGTGGATAACCGCGGAAGCGTGTTCGATCTCGCCATCGGCGCCTACCACGGCGGCCTTGCCATAGGCCTCGATCTTGTTCGCACCGCCGATGGCGGCGGTCAGGCGCTCGACCATCATGGCGCCGAGGTCGGAGCAGTTGGCCTTGATCTCGGGCTTGAGGTCTTCGACAAAGCCGCGGCCCAGCCACGGGTTCTTGATGACCACGGCCAGTCCCACCATGGTCACCGGCTTCTCGGCGGCCTTGCCGCCTTCGATGAAGGTTTCTTCCACGTAGCTGACGATTTTGCGGATTTCGAAGCTCATTGGGCTCTCCTGGTTGGGGAAGTCTCTTGCTGTCTGATGGTATACCATAATATTGATTATGCAAGAGCCAGCTAGCACGGGAGGGTGGGGCATGGCGACGGAAGGTCGCTGGAGACGGAGCTGGAAGTCGCGAAAGGCGCACCCTGACGAGCTTCGGCGGGCTCTGCAGAGGAGCGACTGAAAAACAGGATGACGTCGCACGGGTAGGGTGCGCCGTGCGCACCGACGGTTCGAAACCGTGCCCAAGCAGATCCCGGAGCCGGTGCGCGCAGCGCACCCTACAGTCCAGGCCTGTCCGGCAAATGAGTTCGCCCCCACGAGGCATCAGCGCCTGTGGGGGCGAATTCATGCGCGAATGGCGGACCGCAGGACTCAGCGGAAAGCCGGTACCACGTGCTTGATGAACAGCTCCAGCGACTTCTTCTTCTCGGCGTGGGACAGGCTGTTGTCGGCCCAGAAGCTGAACTCGTCCACGCCCAGTTCCTGGTAGTGGCGGATGCGCGCGATGATTTCTTCCGGGGTGCCGATCATGGTGTTCTTGCGGATGTTCTCCAGCTCGAACTCCGGGCGGTCCTTGAATTTCTCTTCCGGACTCGGCGGCAGGAGGCCGTTGACCGGAGTCTGCTTGTTGCCGAACCAGGCATCGAAGGTGCGGTAGAAGCGCGAGATGGCGGCGGCGCCAACCTTCCAGCCTTCCGGATCGTCCTCGCTGTGCACGTGGGTGTGGCGCAGCACCATGAGTTGCGGGCGCGGGACGCCAGGGTTGTTGGCCAGGGCACCCTCGAACTTGTTCTTCAGGTCCACCACTTCCTCGTCGCCCTTCATCAGCGGGGTGACCATCACGTTGCAGCCGTTGGCCACGGCGAAGTTGTGGGAGTCCGGGTCGCGGGCGGCGATCCAGATCGGCGGGTAGGGCTTCTGGATCGGGCGCGGCGAGGAGGTGGAGGTGGGGAACTTCCAGATCTCGCCGTCGTGGGCGACATCGCCCTGCCACAGGGCTTTCACCACCGGGACCATTTCGCGCAGGGCCTGACCGCCACTGGTGGCGGGCATGCCACCGGCCATGCGGTCGAATTCGTACTGGTAGGCGCCACGGGCCAGGCCCACTTCCATGCGGCCGTTGCTGATCACGTCCAGCAGCGCGCACTCGCCGGCCACGCGGATGGGGTGCCAGAAGGGCGCGATGATGGTGCCGGCGCCCAGGCGGATGGTGGTGGTGCGTGC contains the following coding sequences:
- a CDS encoding alpha/beta fold hydrolase, giving the protein MIRLTAERTPAGTSYLATGQGHPVVLIHGVGLNKEMWGGQIVGLAPQFQVIAYDMLGHGASPRPEPGTGLVGYAEQLRELLDHLKLERATVIGFSMGGLVARAFALHHPQYLEGLVILNSVFNRSAEQRAGVIERTRQAAEHGPDANAEAALSRWFSREYQAANPAQIEAIRQTLASNDPQGYLTTYELFATQDMYRTEDLPSIKVPTLVATGELDPGSTPEMARQLAERIPGARAVVLDEQRHMMPVESPRLVNQMLLDFLHEAETFQNQAKGIVA
- a CDS encoding amino acid synthesis family protein encodes the protein MSFEIRKIVSYVEETFIEGGKAAEKPVTMVGLAVVIKNPWLGRGFVEDLKPEIKANCSDLGAMMVERLTAAIGGANKIEAYGKAAVVGADGEIEHASAVIHTLRFGNHYRQAVNAKSYLSFTNKRGGPGTSIQIPMMHKDDEGLRSHYITLEMQIEDAPRADEIIVVLGAADGGRLHPRIGNRYIDLEELAAEQAQAK
- a CDS encoding LLM class flavin-dependent oxidoreductase → MKFSLFVHMERYDEQISHRQLFEDLTELTLMAEAGGFSTVWIGEHHAMEYTISPSPMPLLSYLAARTTTIRLGAGTIIAPFWHPIRVAGECALLDVISNGRMEVGLARGAYQYEFDRMAGGMPATSGGQALREMVPVVKALWQGDVAHDGEIWKFPTSTSSPRPIQKPYPPIWIAARDPDSHNFAVANGCNVMVTPLMKGDEEVVDLKNKFEGALANNPGVPRPQLMVLRHTHVHSEDDPEGWKVGAAAISRFYRTFDAWFGNKQTPVNGLLPPSPEEKFKDRPEFELENIRKNTMIGTPEEIIARIRHYQELGVDEFSFWADNSLSHAEKKKSLELFIKHVVPAFR